The Thioalkalivibrio sulfidiphilus HL-EbGr7 genome includes a window with the following:
- the rplK gene encoding 50S ribosomal protein L11, producing MAKKIDAYIKLQVKAGQANPSPPVGPALGQRGVNIMEFCKAFNAQTQGLEPGLPIPVVITVYSDRSFTFITKTPPASILLKKAAGITSGSATPNTNKVGKVTRAQLEEIAKTKMPDLTAADLDAAVRSIAGSARSMGLEVEGV from the coding sequence ATGGCTAAGAAAATCGACGCTTATATCAAGCTGCAGGTGAAGGCCGGTCAGGCCAATCCCAGCCCGCCGGTCGGTCCGGCGCTGGGTCAGCGCGGCGTGAACATCATGGAGTTCTGCAAGGCCTTCAACGCCCAGACCCAGGGTCTGGAGCCGGGTCTGCCGATCCCCGTGGTGATCACTGTCTACTCCGATCGCAGCTTCACCTTCATCACCAAGACCCCGCCGGCCTCCATTCTGCTGAAGAAGGCCGCCGGCATCACTTCCGGCTCCGCGACCCCCAACACCAACAAGGTGGGCAAGGTGACCCGTGCGCAGCTGGAAGAGATCGCCAAGACCAAGATGCCCGACCTGACCGCGGCTGACCTGGACGCAGCGGTGCGTTCCATCGCCGGCAGCGCCCGCAGCATGGGCCTTGAAGTGGAGGGTGTCTGA
- the rplJ gene encoding 50S ribosomal protein L10 produces the protein MNLEDKKAIVSEVAAVAASAHSAVAAEYRGLTVTEMTELRAKARQSNVYLRVVKNSLARRAVEGTDFACMQEGLVGPLVLAFSQDDPGAAARLVKDFAKEHKKLEVKLVSVGGQLLGPGELERLASMPTRDQAISLLMAVMKAPLDKFARTLNEVPGKLVRTVAAIRDQKQASA, from the coding sequence CTGAATCTCGAAGACAAGAAAGCAATTGTCTCCGAAGTGGCTGCGGTGGCTGCGAGTGCTCATTCCGCGGTGGCAGCAGAATACCGCGGTCTGACCGTCACAGAGATGACCGAGCTGCGTGCCAAGGCACGTCAGTCCAACGTCTATCTGCGGGTGGTCAAGAACTCTCTGGCCCGTCGCGCGGTTGAAGGTACCGATTTCGCCTGCATGCAGGAAGGCCTCGTGGGACCCCTGGTCCTGGCCTTCTCGCAGGATGATCCCGGTGCCGCCGCCCGTCTGGTCAAGGATTTCGCCAAGGAGCACAAAAAGCTCGAGGTCAAGCTGGTGTCCGTGGGTGGACAGCTGCTCGGCCCCGGTGAGCTTGAGCGGCTGGCCAGCATGCCCACCCGCGACCAGGCGATCAGCTTGCTGATGGCCGTGATGAAGGCGCCGCTCGACAAGTTCGCGCGCACCCTCAACGAGGTCCCGGGCAAGCTGGTTCGCACCGTCGCCGCCATTCGCGACCAGAAACAGGCTAGCGCCTGA
- the secE gene encoding preprotein translocase subunit SecE, whose product MAKAEETQGSGFDTIKLAVAVGLLVVGVLGFYWYADESLLFRVLGLLAVALVAIGIVFTTALGQSLAGFLKESRTEVRKMVWPTRAEATQTTLIVIVVVILVGIFLWLLDMLLAWGVRMFIGTGG is encoded by the coding sequence ATGGCTAAGGCGGAAGAAACGCAGGGTTCCGGGTTCGATACCATCAAGCTGGCAGTGGCCGTTGGTCTGCTGGTGGTGGGCGTGCTCGGGTTCTACTGGTACGCCGACGAGTCGCTGCTGTTCCGCGTGCTCGGCCTGCTGGCGGTGGCCCTGGTGGCGATCGGGATCGTGTTCACCACGGCCCTGGGGCAGTCCCTGGCGGGCTTCCTCAAGGAGTCGCGCACCGAGGTGCGCAAGATGGTGTGGCCTACCCGTGCCGAGGCCACCCAGACCACGTTGATCGTGATCGTGGTGGTGATCCTGGTGGGCATCTTCCTCTGGCTGCTGGATATGCTCCTGGCCTGGGGTGTGCGCATGTTCATCGGTACCGGAGGGTAA
- the rplA gene encoding 50S ribosomal protein L1 — translation MAKLTKRMRAIREKIEAGKLYPANEAFALLKEISSVKFAESVDVSVNLGVDPRKSDQVVRGSTVLPNGTGKTVRVAVFTQGANAEAAKAAGADIVGMDDLAAEVKKGNMDFDVVIATPDAMRVVGQLGQILGPRGLMPNPKVGTVTTDVATAVKNAKGGQVRYRTDKAGIIHCSIGKVGFEPDALKENLNALLADLQKAKPSAAKGVYMKKVTVSTTMGPGIAVDQASLSA, via the coding sequence ATGGCAAAGTTGACCAAGCGTATGCGGGCGATCCGCGAGAAGATCGAAGCCGGCAAGCTGTACCCCGCCAACGAGGCCTTCGCGCTGCTGAAGGAGATCTCCTCGGTGAAGTTCGCGGAGTCCGTGGACGTGAGCGTGAACCTGGGCGTCGATCCCCGTAAGTCCGACCAGGTGGTGCGCGGTTCCACCGTGCTGCCCAACGGCACCGGCAAGACCGTGCGTGTGGCCGTGTTCACCCAGGGCGCCAACGCCGAGGCCGCCAAGGCCGCCGGTGCCGATATCGTCGGCATGGACGATCTGGCCGCCGAGGTGAAGAAAGGCAACATGGACTTCGACGTTGTCATCGCGACCCCCGACGCCATGCGCGTGGTGGGCCAGCTGGGCCAGATCCTTGGTCCCCGCGGCCTGATGCCTAACCCCAAGGTTGGCACCGTGACCACCGATGTGGCCACCGCGGTGAAGAATGCCAAGGGCGGTCAGGTGCGCTACCGCACCGACAAGGCCGGCATCATTCATTGCTCCATCGGCAAGGTGGGTTTCGAGCCCGACGCGCTGAAGGAAAACCTCAATGCCCTGCTGGCTGACCTGCAGAAGGCCAAGCCTTCCGCCGCCAAGGGTGTTTACATGAAGAAGGTGACCGTCTCCACCACCATGGGGCCGGGCATCGCCGTGGATCAGGCCAGCCTGTCTGCCTGA
- the nusG gene encoding transcription termination/antitermination protein NusG, which yields MALRWYVVHAYSGFENHVKRSLEERIERYGMQDKFGEILVPTEEVVEMRDGQKRKSERKFFPGYVLVQMELDDDTWHLVKDVPKVLGFIGASADKPTPISDKEAQNILQRMQEGAEKPRPKVLFEAGEVVRVIDGPFNDFNGVVEEVNYDKNRLLVAVQIFGRSTPVELEFHQVEKA from the coding sequence ATGGCTTTGCGTTGGTATGTCGTGCACGCCTACTCGGGCTTCGAGAATCATGTCAAGCGTTCCCTTGAGGAGCGCATTGAGCGTTATGGCATGCAGGACAAGTTCGGCGAGATCCTGGTGCCCACCGAGGAAGTCGTGGAGATGCGCGACGGCCAGAAGCGCAAGAGTGAGCGCAAGTTCTTCCCCGGCTATGTGCTGGTGCAGATGGAACTGGACGACGACACCTGGCACCTGGTGAAGGACGTGCCCAAGGTGCTCGGCTTCATCGGCGCCTCCGCCGACAAGCCCACGCCCATCAGCGACAAGGAAGCCCAGAACATCCTGCAGCGCATGCAGGAAGGCGCCGAGAAGCCCCGTCCGAAGGTGCTGTTCGAGGCGGGCGAGGTGGTCCGGGTCATCGATGGCCCGTTCAACGATTTCAATGGCGTGGTTGAGGAAGTCAACTACGACAAGAACCGCCTGCTGGTGGCGGTACAGATTTTCGGCCGATCCACGCCGGTGGAGCTCGAGTTCCACCAGGTGGAGAAGGCTTAA